The Corallococcus silvisoli genome contains the following window.
TCGCCCAGTCGCGAGTGCCGGTGCTGGGCGTGTGCCTGGGACACCAGTCCATTGGTGCGGCCTTCGGAGGGCAGGTGGTGCGCGCGCCGGAGCCCGTGCACGGCAAGGCCGCGCGCATCCGGCATGACGGCACCGGCGTGTTCACGGGCCTGAGCCAGGGCTTCCAGGCGGCGCGGTACCACTCGCTGGTGGTGGCCGCGGAGTCGCTGCCCCCGGAGCTGGAGGCCACGGCCTGGAGCCAGGACGGGCTGGTGATGGCGCTGCGTCACCGGACGCGGCCGGTGGTGGGCCTCCAGTTCCATCCGGAGAGCGTGCTGACGCCGGAGGGCCCGGCGCTGGTGCGTAACTTCCTGGAGGGCCGGCGGTAGCGCCTACTCCTTCAGGTGCGTGGTGTCGTTCCATCCCGAGAGGACCGGTTGACTGCGGCCGGCCTCGAAGCCCAGGACGCTGATGGAGGCGGTGCTCAGGTGGAAGAGCCTGCCGTCGTCCGGGGGCAGGCCCAGCCAGCGCGCGGCGAGGATGCGCAGCAGGTGTCCGTGGGAGAAGAGGAGCACGTCGTCCTGGAGGGCGCGCGCCTCCGCGATGACGCGGTCCGCGCGGGCGCCCACCTGCTCCATCGTCTCCCCGTTGGGGACGCCGTCGTTCCACAGCGTCCAGCCCGGGCGCGTGGTGCGGATGTCCGCGCCGGTGCGGCCCTCGTAGTCGCCGTAGTTGAACTCCATCAGGTCGTCGCGCTTCTGGGCCACGTCGCCGTAGCCGGCGAGCACGCAGGTCTCCAGGGCGCGGGTCAGCGGGCTGGTCCACACGGCGGCGAAGCGCCAGGCGCGCAGGGGCACGCGGAGGCGCTCGCCCATGAGACGGCCCTCTTCCACGAGGGGCAGGTCGGTGCGGCCGGTGTGCTGGCCGCTGCGGCTCCACTCCGTCTCACCGTGACGGACGAGGACCACCTGGGGCGCGCGAGTGTTCATGGCGCCAATCTGTGTCAGCCCGTGGCGGGACGGGAGGGAAAAGTTCAGCGCTCCCGCTTCCGTGTTCGCCACTCCTCACGACTCTGGCCCCAGATCTCCACGGGGTGGTCGTCGTAGGGCGCGGGCAGCGCCCCCATGCGCAGGAAGCGCGAGCCCAGCCGCTCGGCCACCTTCTTCGAAGGCGTGTTCTCCGGGGAGATGGAGTGGATGACCTCCGTCCACCCGAGCGTGTCGAAGGCCCAGTCGATGGTGGCCGTGGCGCCCTCGGTCGCGTAGCCCTTGCCCCAGGCCTCGCGCGGCATCCCCCAGCCGACCTCGGTGCCCGGCCAGCCCTCCGGCTTCCAGGGCCCGAGCCGGCCCACCCACTTCCCGGTGGACTTCTCGAGCATGGAGAACATGGCGTAGCCCTGGAGCGCCCACGAGCCGGCCATGGCGCAGACCGCGCGCCACACGGAGGAGCGCGGCTGGAGTCCGCCGATGTACTTCGCGGCCTCCGGGTCCGCCATCATCGCCGCGAAGCCGTCCAGGTCGTCGAGCGTGGGGGGACGCAGGATGAGGCGAGGGGTTTCGAGTGTGGGGCCCAGGGTTGGCATGGGGCGGATTCTAGCGCTTCAGGCCCTGCTTGATGTCCGCGCAAAGCCGCCGCGCCGCGCCCGGGCCATCCGTGTACGCGGCGCGCACCAGGGCGCTGCCCACCACGACGCCGTCGGCGTGGGCCACCAGCGTCCGGGCCGTCTCCGCGTTGGAGATGCCGAAGCCCGCGACCACGGGCACGGACGCGGCCCGGCGCACCAGGTCCAGCCGCTGAGACAGGTCCGGCGGCAGCTCCGAGCGCATGCCGGTGACGCCCGCCACGGACACGCAATAGACGAAGCCCCGGGCGTCCTTCGCGATGGCCTCCGCCCGCGCGGGCGGCGTCGTGGGCGCGCAGAGGGGGATGAGGTCCATGCCTTCCCGGTCGAACGCGGCGCGGATGCCCGCGCTCTCCTCGGGGGGCAGGTCCGGGAGGATGGTGCCCACGATGCCCCGCTCGCGCGCGAGCTTCGCGTAGCGCTCTTCTCCCAACGCCATCACCACGTTGACGTACGTCATGATGACCAGCGGCGTCTCCGGGCA
Protein-coding sequences here:
- a CDS encoding anthranilate synthase component II, producing MILVIDNYDSFTFNLVQLLYTLGAEVKVVRNDALDAAGVAASGASHLVVSPGPCTPHEAGVSVAAIAQSRVPVLGVCLGHQSIGAAFGGQVVRAPEPVHGKAARIRHDGTGVFTGLSQGFQAARYHSLVVAAESLPPELEATAWSQDGLVMALRHRTRPVVGLQFHPESVLTPEGPALVRNFLEGRR
- a CDS encoding histidine phosphatase family protein, giving the protein MNTRAPQVVLVRHGETEWSRSGQHTGRTDLPLVEEGRLMGERLRVPLRAWRFAAVWTSPLTRALETCVLAGYGDVAQKRDDLMEFNYGDYEGRTGADIRTTRPGWTLWNDGVPNGETMEQVGARADRVIAEARALQDDVLLFSHGHLLRILAARWLGLPPDDGRLFHLSTASISVLGFEAGRSQPVLSGWNDTTHLKE
- a CDS encoding GNAT family N-acetyltransferase: MPTLGPTLETPRLILRPPTLDDLDGFAAMMADPEAAKYIGGLQPRSSVWRAVCAMAGSWALQGYAMFSMLEKSTGKWVGRLGPWKPEGWPGTEVGWGMPREAWGKGYATEGATATIDWAFDTLGWTEVIHSISPENTPSKKVAERLGSRFLRMGALPAPYDDHPVEIWGQSREEWRTRKRER
- the trpA gene encoding tryptophan synthase subunit alpha, which translates into the protein MSGELGKAFARAKARGEGALVAYAMAGDPDLPRSVDVFAAMVEGGADVLEIGVAFSDPIADGPVIQAASERALKAGANLRRVLDEVVPEVRRRCPETPLVIMTYVNVVMALGEERYAKLARERGIVGTILPDLPPEESAGIRAAFDREGMDLIPLCAPTTPPARAEAIAKDARGFVYCVSVAGVTGMRSELPPDLSQRLDLVRRAASVPVVAGFGISNAETARTLVAHADGVVVGSALVRAAYTDGPGAARRLCADIKQGLKR